GAGCAGCGCCGCGCCGAGCGTCGCATTGACCGGAAGCAGGGCCTGAGCAGCGAGATCACGCACCCGCCCACCCTAGGCGGCGGCGCGCCCAGGAGATCGGAATCGGCCGTCGCAACCTGCGCGAGCGGGTCGTCGAGGGAGTGCCCAGGATGTGAGGATGCCCGAGGAACATGTGATGCCGAAAGATGCCGAAGAAAGAAGGGCTGACCTCATGGCGCAGCAGGTACAGGGCGTGATCGCCCGCGCGAAGGGCGAGCCGGTAAGGATCGAGACGATCGTCGTGCCGGACCCGGGCCCGGGAGAAGCCGTGGTGAAGGTGCAGGCGTGCGGCGTCTGTCATACCGATCTGCACTACCGCGAGGGCGGCATCAACGACGACTTCCCCTTCCTCCTCGGCCATGAGGCCGCGGGCGTCGTCGAGTCGGTCGGCGACGGCGTCACCGAGGTCGCGCCGGGCGACTTCGTGATCCTCAACTGGCGTGCTGTGTGCGGTCAGTGCCGCGCCTGTCTGCGCGGCCGCCCGCAGTACTGCTTCGACACGCACAACGCCAAGCAGAAGATGACCCTCACGGACGGCACCGAGCTCTCGCCCGCGCTCGGCATCGGCGCCTTCGCCGAGAAGACCCTCGTCGCCGCCGGCCAGTGCACCAAGGTCGACCCGGCCGCATCGCCCGCCGCGGCCGGACTTCTCGGCTGCGGCGTGATGGCCGGGCTCGGCGCCGCCATCAACACCGGCGAGGTCGGCCGGGGCGACTCGGTCGCCGTCATCGGCTGCGGCGGTGTCGGCAACGCGGCGGTCGTGGGCGCGCGGCTCGCCGGCGCCGCGAAGATCATCGCGGTGGACATCGACGACAAGAAGCTCCAGACCGCCAAGAGCCTGGGCGCCACGCACAGCGTCAACTCCCGCACGGCGGACCCGATCGAGGCGATCCGCGAGCTGACCGGCGGCAACGGCGCCGACGTCGTCATCGAGGCGGTCGGCCGCCCGGAGACGTACGAACAGGCCTTCTACGCCCGTGACTTGGCGGGCACGGTCGTCCTGGTCGGCGTGCCGACACCGGAGATGCGCATCGATCTGCCGCTGCTCGACGTCTTCGGCCGTGGCGGCGCGCTCAAGTCGTCGTGGTACGGGGACTGTCTGCCCTCACGCGACTTCCCGATGCTCATCGACCTCTACCGCCAGGGGCGGCTCGACCTGGATGCGTTCGTCTCCGAGACGATCGCCCTGGAGGACGTGGAGAAGGCCTTCGAGCGGATGCATCACGGGGACGTCCTGCGTTCGGTGGTGGTCTTCTGATGGCGGCGGCTCGCATCGACCACCTCGTCACGTCCGGGACCTTCTCCCTCGACGGCGGCACCTGGGACGTCGACAACAACGTATGGATCGTGGGTGACGACAGCGAGGTCGTCGTCATCGACGCCGCGCACGACGCGGACGCCATCGCGGCCGCCGTCGGGGACCGCAGGGTCGTCGCGATCGTGTGCACGCACGCCCACGACGACCACATCGACGCGGCCCCCGCACTCGCGGCCCGCACCGGCGCGCCGATCCTGCTGCACCCCGCCGACGCGGAGCTGTGGAAGCAGACCCACCCCGACCGCGCCCCCGACGGCGAGCTCACCGACGGACAGGAACTGTCCGTGGCGGGCACGGAGTTGAAGGTCCTGCACACCCCGGGCCACTGCCTGGGCGCGGTCAGCCTGTACGCGCCGGACCTTGCCACCGTCTTCACCGGCGACACGCTGTTCGCGGGCGGTCCTGGGGCGACGGGCCGTTCGTTCAGCGACTTCCCGACGATCGTCGACTCGATCAGGGACCGGCTGTTGACGCTGCCGCCGCAAACCGTGGTGCGTACCGGTCACGGCGACAGCACGACGATCGGCGCCGAGGCGCCGCACCTGGAGGAGTGGATCGCCCGCGGTCACTGAGCGGGCACGGCGGCGGGACCTGTGCTGCACGGGGCTCGCCGCCGGCCGATTTCCCTGTCACGCGGGAGTGCAGCGGCTGCGCTGCCGGCCGAGGCCCGAGATCTCCATCTCCATCACGTCGCCGGCGCCCAGATAGGGGAAGCGCCCGGACAGCGCGACGCCCTGTGGCGTACCGGTGTTGATGACGTCGCCGGGTTCGAGGACGAGATACCGCGACAGATGGTGCACGAGCTCCGCGACCCCGAAGATCATGTCGGCGGACACGGAGTCCTGCCGGACGTCCCCGTTGACGTAGGACCGCAGGCGCAGGCCCTGCGGGTCGCCCACCTCATCCGCGGTCACCAGGACGGGCCCCAGCGGGTTGAACGTGGCGCAGCTCTTGCCCTTGGACCACTGGCCGCCCGACTGCTCCAGCTGGAAGGCGCGCTCGGAGACGTCGTTGCTGACGGCGTAGCCCGCGACATGGGCGAGCGCGTCGGCGGGCGAGTCCAGATAGGAGGTCCGCCGCCCGATGACGACGGCGAGTTCCACCTCCCAGTCGGTCTTCTTCGAGCCGCGCGGGATGAGGACGTCGTCGTACGGACCGATGACGGTGTTCGGCGCCTTGTAGAAGAGGATCGGCTCCTCCGGCGGCTCGGAGCCCGATTCGGCGGCGTGGGCTGCGTAGTTCTGCCCGATGCAGAGCACGGCGGACGGGCGGGCTATCGGGGCACCGACGCGCTGCCCGGTGATGTCCGTCTCGGGCAGGCCGGAGGCGTCGGGCACGAGCGAGGGGTCGTCCGACAGGGCGGCGAGGAAGGCGCCGTCGATGTCGCGGGTCACGGACGAGAGGTCGTGATGCCGGCCGTCGGATGAGGCGAGGACGGGCCGTTCGCGGCCGGGCTCGCCGATGCGCATGAGACGCATGGGGTGAACTCTCCTGTGCGGTAAGGGAGATCGCGGTCGGGGGATCGTGGTGGTCGCCCCCACAGCCTGCATCGGCGGCAGCCCGTGGAACAGGCGTAGGACCTCGGAGATCGCGTTCGCCCCGAGCCGCTGCCCACACGCGACCGTGCCCGACGGGCATCCCCGAGGTGGAAGTCGGCCCCGCCTGGTGGCACCCACTCTTGATCTCCGATAAGTTAGGCAAGGCTTACCTAATGGAGGTTGACGAATGGGTGTCCGTCACATCAGCACGACCCTGCCCACCGCAGCGGCACGCGCGCGTTCCCTGCTCGCCACCGCGTGGTCCTGCGCGGTGACCACCGAGATCGGCAGGGACGAACTCGTCGGAGCGCACAGCGTCGGCGCGGACGGGACGGTTCTGCTGGTCCCGCCGCGGGACAGCGCACTGGCGACCGCGATGATCTGCGCGCCGCGCGGGGAGCCGTCCACCCTGCTGGAGCTCGCCGATGTCTCCCCGGTGCCGGTCAGGGACCGGATCCGGGCCCGGCTGTGGCTCTCGGGGTCGCTCGTGCCCGACGGCGAGCGTTTCGTCTTCGCGCCGACCTGCGCCGTGCTGCACGACGCCACCGGCGAGCGGATCGGCATCGGCCTCGACGAGCTCGCCGTGACGGCCCCCGACCCGCTGGCCGAGGCCGAGGCGCGCCTTCTCACCCACCTCGCCGACGCGCACGAGGACGCCGTCGAGCAGCTGACCCGGCTGGTCCACGCCGACAGCCTGAACGGAGTGGTGCGCGTACGCCCGCTCGCCATCGACCAGTACGGCCTCACCCTGCGCCTGGAGCGGGCACGCAGCCAGGCCGATGTGCGGCTGTCGTTCGACGAGCCCGTCGAGGACGTCTCCCAGGTGACCGAGCGCATGCACATCCTGCTGACCAAGGCCCGGCACGTGCGCCGCCCGCTACTGCGCCCCGCGACTCCCGAGTCCTGAGCCCGCCGTCAGTTCCTTCCGCATCGACCGCAGCGCGAGCGCGAGCACTCCGATGTCGTCGAGGAACACCGGATCGGGCAGCAGATCCGCGGGCAGGACGAGATAGGCGACCGCACCCCAGAACACCCACTGACGCTCCACCGGCAACCCCGCCCTGCGCAGCCTGCGGCGCGCCCTGACCAGGCGTACGAGCAGGGCGACCGCGACCGCAAGTGTGGCGGCCGCCAGGACCCCGGCGGCCATGAGGAGGACCGTGACTTCCGTGCTCATCAGACCCTGACCTCCGTCCTGAGAGGGGCGCTCCGCCCCAGGCTATGCGCCCCCGCCGGACAGCGCGTGCATACGGCGTCCACATCGGGACGGCCGCCAGAACATCCCCTTCCGCCCTCCCATGACGGACGATGGAACCCGGCAAGCACCGCCGGCTCCGCCAACTCCTTGTGGGAAAGGTCGAGATGAGCCAGACGTTGATCACGGCAGGGCGGGTTCTGACCGGGCCGCGTGGCCAGTGCGTCAAGGACGGCGCCGTACTGACGGACGGCGCGGCCATCGTCGCCGCGGGGCCCCGCGCCGCTGTCGAGCCGCTGGTGCGCGACGGGGCGCGGCGCTGTGCGCTGCCCGACGCCACGGTGCTGCCCGGCCTCATCGATGCCCATGTCCACCTGGTCTTCGACGCGAGCAAGGACCCCGTGGCCGTCCTGGACGCCCACGACGACCGCACGCTGATGGCCGCGATGGAGGAGCGGGCGCGCCAGTTCCTGCACAGCGGCGTGACCACCGTGCGCGACCTGGGCGACCGGGGGCGCCTCACCCTGCGGCTGCGCGAGGCGATCGCCGGCGGCGCCGTGCCAGGCCCCCGGATCGTCGCCGCCACCACACCGCTGACCACCAAGGGCGGCCACTGCTGGTTCCTCGGCGGAGAGGTCGACGGCGAGGACGAGATCCGTGCCCTGGTACGCCGCAACGCCGAACTGGGCGCCGACGTCATCAAGGTGATGGCCACCGGCGGCGGCCTCACCCACGGCGGCCCCGCCACCTGGCAGGCCCAGTTCGGCGCCCCCGAGATCCGTGCCGTCGTCCGCGAGGCGCACCGGGCCGGGCTGCCGGTCGCCGCGCACGGACACGGGACCGCCGGGATCGTGGCCGCCGTGATGGCCGGCGTCGACACCATCGAGCACTGCACCTGGATGACCCGCAAGGGCCTCGACCTGCGCGAGGACGTCCTGGACGCCATCGTCGCCAAGGGCATCCGGATCTGCCCCACCGTCAGCCCCAACTGGCGGATGCTGCCCATGTTCTTCGGCGCCGAACGGGCCAAGGCGATGTTCGACCAGGTGCGGACCATGGCGGAACACGGCGCCCGCCTGATCGCGGGGACGGACGCGGGAGTCCAGCGCGCGGGCTGCGACGGCCTGGCCCAGAGCCTCGGCTTCTACCAGCACCTGGGCATCGAACCGGAGCGCGTCATCGACATGGCCACCACGGAGGCCGCCGACGCCCTGGGCATCGCCGACCACGTCGGACGCCTGACGACCGGCTACCGGGCCGACCTGATCGCGGTGCGCGGAGACCCGCTCAAGGGCGTGGAGGCCCTGGGGGACGTACGACTGGTGATGGCGGAAGGCAAGATGGTGGACCGTGACTGAGAACAAGACGCAGCCTTTAGAGCAGCCCATAGACAAGATGCAGTCCATGGACGGGGCCACGAAGCCCGTTCAGGCCCTGCTGGTCGTCGACATGCAGTCCGCCTTCGTCTCCGGCGACGGCGCCGTACCGGAAGCGGCCCGCGTCCTCGACCGTACGAACGACCTCATCACGCGGGCCCGCGCCGCAGGCGCCCTCGTCATCCAGCTGCAGAACGACGGCGAGCCGGGGTCCGTCGACGAACCCGGCACTCCCGGCTGGCAGATCCACCTCCCCGTGGACACGGACCGGGGCGAGACCGTGCTGTGCAAGACCATCGACGACGGCTTCGAGGAGACCGGGCTCGAAGAGCTGCTCACGGATGCGGGCGTGCGCGACCTCGCCATCTGCGGGGTGCAGTCCGAGATGTGCGTCCTCGCGACCGCGCGCACCGCCCTCGAACTCGACTTCCGCGTCGTCATGCCGCACGACGCGCACGCGACGTACGACATCCCCGCCGCGGAGGGAATCAGCGACACGGTCCCGGCGGCGATGGTGTCGCGGGTCGCCGAATGGGCCCTCGGCGACGAGGTCGAGATCGTCGCGAGGGCCCAGGACGTCGACTTCACCAAGCCGTAGACGTAGACGTAGATGTAGACACTGGCAGGGGGAGCGGGATCAGCGGGCGGTGTAGCCGCCGTCCACCAGGTGATAGCTGCCGTGGATGAACGAGGCGCTCCGAGAGCAGGAAGGCGATCAGCTCGGCGACCTCCTCGGCGTGACCGAGGCGGCCCGCCGGGTGCAGGGAGACCAGCGCGTCGTACGCCTCCTTGTCCATGTTCTGCAGGAGCGGGGTCTCGATGAAGCCCGGGCCGACCGCGTTCACGCGGATGCCCTTGGCCGCGTACTCGGCGGCGGCCGTCTTCGTGAAGCCCACGACGCCGTGCTTGGCGGCGACATGGGCGGGGGAGCCCGCGAAGCCGACGGAGCCGAGGATCGAGGCGACGTTGACGATGGCGCCGCCGCCCGCGGCCTCCAGGGCGGGGAGTTCGTGGCGCATCGAGTAGAAGACGCCGTCCAGATTCGTGCGTACGACGCGGTTGTAGACGTCGATGTCGTACTCACCCGTCGGCTTGCTCTCCCCGCCGATGCCAGCGTTGTTGACCGCGAGGTCGAGCCCGCCGAACGTGTCGACGGCGAACTTCACGGCGGCCTCGACCGACGCCGGCTCGGTGACGTCCACGGCGACCGCGGCGGCCTTGATGTCCTCCGCGAGCAGCTGCGCGGCGGCCTTCTCGGCGCCCTCGGCGTTGTAGTCGGCGATGACGACATTCGCTCCGCCCCTGCCGACGCGACGGGCCGTGGCCAGGCCGATGCCCGAGGCGGCGCCGGTGATCAGAGCGGTCCCGCGAGGGCGGCCTCCCCGGTGAGGACGTCGTAGGCCCGCTCCACATGCGCGGCGAGGTCCTCGTCGTCCGCGTGCCCGCCGCGCGCCCAGCTGCGCAGGGCGGCGGTCAGCACCCCGGCGGCGGCGCCGACGATCACGGCCGGGCGCTGGTCCCGGACCGGTTCGGTGCCGAGCCGGTCGGCGATGATCCGGACGGATTCGTCCTGGGCGTCGACCCGGACGCGTTCGTACGCGGCGAACAGCGCAGGTTCCGTGTCGACGAGCGCGAGGAGCGCCCGCGTCCGGGGGCGGCGGTGCCATCCCGGCGTCTCGGGATCGGCGAGCCAGTCCTGGACGGCCGCCCGGTAGGCGGCCAGCGGGGGCTCGTCGGCGGGGCGGGTGCGCAGGGCCGCGTTGATGCGGTCGCCGTCGGCGCGGGTGAAGTCGAGCGCCGCGGCCTCCTTGCCGCCGAAGTGGCGGCTGAAGGTGCGGCGCGTGACGTCGGCGCGCTCGGCGATGGCCTCGACCGTGACGGCCGCGAGGCCGTGCTCCAGGATCAGGTCGATCGCCGCGTCGGCGAGCGCCTCCCGCGCCTGCCGGGCCTTGCGCTGCCTGCGGTCCTCGCCCGCCCGGCCGGGGGCCGGTGCGCGGGGTGTCGAATCCGTGGATTCCGTGGACTTCGTCGCCTTCATGTCTTCGACTGTGCACCCGTCGCGTCCCAATGGGACATCTGTCCCGGAGGGACTTGAGAGGGATTTAAGAGGGGCTTACGAGGGTTTCAACGCGGGGTCCAGATCGAAGATGCCGTACCCGAATCCCCGCGCCGTGACGGCGCCGCCCTCCGCCTCCACGCCGTCCGCCTCCAGGGCGCGCGGCGCCGTACCGGCCACGAGCCCGGTGGTGAACGTCGCGGGCGCGCTGCGCGGATTGACCACGACGAGGAAGCGCCCGCCCCGGAGGTACACGAACGGATAGCCGCTGTGCAGCACCTCCACCGAGCCGTCCGGGCCCAGCTCGGGGGCGGCTTTGCGCAGCGCGATCAGGCGGCGTACGAGATGCAGCAGCGAAGTGCCGTCGGCGCGCTGGGCCGCGACGGTGGGCCGCCGCGGATCGGGGTCGACGGGGAGGTAGAGGCGCTCGGCCGGGGCGGTGGAGAAGCCCGCGGTGGGGCCGTCGTTCCACTGCATGGGGGTGCGCGATCCCGCCCGGTTGTAGTGCGGGCCGAGCACGCTGCCCTCGGTGTCGGGCAGGCCGGGGAGGTAGCGCATGCCGATCTCGTCGCCGTAGTAGATCGCCGGGAGCGTGGGCCAGGTGAGCTGGAAGGCGAACGCCGCGGGGAGCTGTTCGGCGGTGCGCGGACCGCAGTTGAGGCGCGAGAAGTCGTGGTTGGAGGTGGGCAGCGAGATGTGCCCGGCGTCGCCGATGGCCGCGCTGGCCGCCCGCCACGCCTCGACGAACGTATCGGGGGAGCCCCGGCCGCTCGGGTCGAAGAACGGGTCGACCGGATCCCAGGCCTCGGAGTCGGTGCCCGCGCGGTTGTTCCACAGCGAGCGCAGCGGCCTGCCGTCGGTGGGACCGCCGAACTGGAGGAAGAAGTCGGCGTGGAACCCGGCGGGGACGGACACCGCCGGATCGCCCCACTCCGACAGGAGCACCGCCTCCGGATGCGTGGTGTCCAGCCAGCCGCGCAGCTCGGTCCACACCGCTGCCGTGGCGCTGCGGTCCGGGTCGTCCTTGACCAGCGAGTGCGCCATGTCGACCCGGAAGCCGGCGAGGCCGAGCCGCAGCCAGTGGTGCATGACGTCGCGCAGCGCGGCGCGGTTGGCGCGCGGACCGTCGGCGTCGACCCGCTGCCGCCACGGCTCGGCCGGATCGAGGCGGGCGTAGCCGAAGTTGAGGGCGGGCTGGGAGTCGAAGAAGTTCGGCAGATACGCGCCCGGGCGGGACCCCGGCGACCGTACGAAACCGTCCGGGCAGCCGTCGGGCGCCCAGATGTAGCGGTGGTCGTCCGGGTCGTCGGCGGACGCGGTGAACCACGGATGCCGGTCGGAGGTGTGACCGGCGACCAGGTCGAGGAGGACCCGGATGCCGCGCCGCCCCGCCTCGTCCACGAGCTTGGCCAGGTCGTCTTCGGTGCCGTAGCGGGGCGCGACGGAGAGGTAGTCCGCGACGTCGTACCCGGCGTCGCGGAACGGCGAGGCGAAGCAGGGATTGATCCAGACGGCGTCGATCCCGAGCCAGGCCAGGTGGTCGAGGTGCTCGGTGATGCCGTTGAAGTCACCGATCCCGTCGCCGTCGGAGTCGGCGTAGGACTGCGGATAGATCTGGTAGAAGACGGCGTCGGAGAGCCAGGCGGGGGCGGGGCGGAACGAAGTCATGGACGGGGTGCAGCCTTTCCCTCGTAGGTGTGCGGCGCGGCGGAAGCGGGCTCAGCCCTGTCAGGCCGCGGGGCTCAACTGCTGGATGAGCAGAAGAAACTGAGGCCGTCTCCGCCGTGTCGTGCCGAAGGCGCGGTGCGCTTGTCTCGTTCATGGCCAGGGTAGGTCCGCACGGTGCTGTCCTTACCCGAGTACACCCCGCCGCTGAGCGACCGCTTCGCCGTCGACGGCTATCTGCGACTGCCCTCGCTCATCCCGCCCCCTCTTCTGGAGGATCTGACGCGTGAGGTGCAGCGGCTCGAAAAGCTCGCCGTGCGCCGGGACTTCACCATGGCGTCGATGGACGATTCGCCCCGCCACATGACCACCCTCGGCGGTCACACCATCGACGAGGAATCCACCCTGATCCCGGGCCTCTACCGCGACCAGGAGCTCCTGACCTGGCTCGGCCGGGTCGCCGCCCTGCCCGCGGTCGAGGTCGCCGACCCCCTTGAGCGGCACGTCCTGAACATCCTGCACCGGCCCGGCGACACCCATGGCGCCCACACCGACGACTACCCCCTGGCCCTCGTGCTGTTCATCGAGGCCCCCGCCGACCCGGCCGACGGCGGCCTCCTGCACTACACCACCCGGACCAGCGCCCTCGACGCCCTGCACGCCACCGCCGCCCACGCCCACCACCGGCGCGGCGACGGCTACCTCCTGCGGGCCGACACCAGCGCCCACCGTGTCACCGCACTGAGCCGGCCCGGCGTCCGCCGTACCGTGCTGAACTTCGCCTACACCACGCCTGACCGGCAGCGGGCGCGGACACCCTCCGCCTCCCAGCTGTACGCGCCCTAGAGAGGCAGCGCGCACACGGCCATGGGGGCCGCGAACGGATCGCCCGCCAGGCGCAGTTGGCCCTTCGCGCCGACATGGAAGACGCTCACCGAACCCGACTTCTGGTTCGCCGCGAACAGCAGTCGCTGCGACGGCGAGAAGGCGATGTGTCGGGGGAAGTCGCCGCCGACGGGCACCGTGTCGAGCAGCCGCAGCCGGGCGCCGCCCGCCTCGATCGCGTACCGGGTCAGGCTGTTGTGCCCGCGATTGGCGAGGAAGGCGAAGGCGCCGTCGCGCGTGACGAGCAACTGCGCCGGATAGCTGGTGCCTTCGCCCGTGCCCGTGGACTGCGGCTCACCCGGAGTCAGCCGCCCACTGGCGGGGTCGTACGCGCAGACGGCCACTGTGTTGTCCACCTCGTTGGCGACGTAGGCGAACCGCCCCGAGGGGTGGAAGGTGAGGTGCCGCGGCCCCGCGCCGGGACGGAGCGTGGCGTACGAGACCTGTGTCAGCTTGCCCGCCTTCGTGTCGAGGCGGTAGCTGTACACGGCGTCGGTGCCGAGATCGACGGCGAGGACATGCCCGCCGTCCGGGCTCGTCACGATCTGATGGGCGTGCGGCCCCTCCTGCCCCGGACCGGGCGGGGGACTGGAGTGCGTGACGACATCGGTCAACTCGCCAAGCGCACCCGAGGGTTGGACGGGATGGACGGCCACGCTCCCGGAGAGGTAGTTGGCGCTGAGCAGCCAGCGCCCGCCCGGGTGCACGGACAGATGGCAGGGCCCGGCGCCACCGGTGCCGCGCGAGCCCACGACTTCGGGGCCCGCGGGCGAGAGCGCGACCGCGGTCACACCGCCCTGCTCCTGCTCGTTGACGGCGTACAGGGTGCTGCCCGATGGGTGCAGGCAGAGGTAGGAGGGATCCGGTACGCCGGTCAGCGTCCCGGTGGCGGTGATACGTCCCGTGGCGTCGTCGTACGTCGCGAGACCCAGGCCGGTGCCGCCGCCGGGCTGGGTGGTGTACGTACCGAGAAAGAGCGGCCGAGTCCGGCGCTGCGGACGTCGGGGCGACAGGGCGGCGGCGGTCTGCGACGAGGAGAGGGCGGTGGCTGCGGCCGTGGCGGCGACGGCTCCGATGAACCC
Above is a genomic segment from Streptomyces sp. NBC_01381 containing:
- a CDS encoding fumarylacetoacetate hydrolase family protein; its protein translation is MRLMRIGEPGRERPVLASSDGRHHDLSSVTRDIDGAFLAALSDDPSLVPDASGLPETDITGQRVGAPIARPSAVLCIGQNYAAHAAESGSEPPEEPILFYKAPNTVIGPYDDVLIPRGSKKTDWEVELAVVIGRRTSYLDSPADALAHVAGYAVSNDVSERAFQLEQSGGQWSKGKSCATFNPLGPVLVTADEVGDPQGLRLRSYVNGDVRQDSVSADMIFGVAELVHHLSRYLVLEPGDVINTGTPQGVALSGRFPYLGAGDVMEMEISGLGRQRSRCTPA
- a CDS encoding YkvA family protein; amino-acid sequence: MSTEVTVLLMAAGVLAAATLAVAVALLVRLVRARRRLRRAGLPVERQWVFWGAVAYLVLPADLLPDPVFLDDIGVLALALRSMRKELTAGSGLGSRGAQ
- a CDS encoding MBL fold metallo-hydrolase, whose product is MAAARIDHLVTSGTFSLDGGTWDVDNNVWIVGDDSEVVVIDAAHDADAIAAAVGDRRVVAIVCTHAHDDHIDAAPALAARTGAPILLHPADAELWKQTHPDRAPDGELTDGQELSVAGTELKVLHTPGHCLGAVSLYAPDLATVFTGDTLFAGGPGATGRSFSDFPTIVDSIRDRLLTLPPQTVVRTGHGDSTTIGAEAPHLEEWIARGH
- a CDS encoding lactonase family protein, with the translated sequence MSSGSDGRPGAHGWGRRGFIGAVAATAAATALSSSQTAAALSPRRPQRRTRPLFLGTYTTQPGGGTGLGLATYDDATGRITATGTLTGVPDPSYLCLHPSGSTLYAVNEQEQGGVTAVALSPAGPEVVGSRGTGGAGPCHLSVHPGGRWLLSANYLSGSVAVHPVQPSGALGELTDVVTHSSPPPGPGQEGPHAHQIVTSPDGGHVLAVDLGTDAVYSYRLDTKAGKLTQVSYATLRPGAGPRHLTFHPSGRFAYVANEVDNTVAVCAYDPASGRLTPGEPQSTGTGEGTSYPAQLLVTRDGAFAFLANRGHNSLTRYAIEAGGARLRLLDTVPVGGDFPRHIAFSPSQRLLFAANQKSGSVSVFHVGAKGQLRLAGDPFAAPMAVCALPL
- a CDS encoding TetR/AcrR family transcriptional regulator, which encodes MKATKSTESTDSTPRAPAPGRAGEDRRQRKARQAREALADAAIDLILEHGLAAVTVEAIAERADVTRRTFSRHFGGKEAAALDFTRADGDRINAALRTRPADEPPLAAYRAAVQDWLADPETPGWHRRPRTRALLALVDTEPALFAAYERVRVDAQDESVRIIADRLGTEPVRDQRPAVIVGAAAGVLTAALRSWARGGHADDEDLAAHVERAYDVLTGEAALAGPL
- a CDS encoding DUF2470 domain-containing protein, with protein sequence MGVRHISTTLPTAAARARSLLATAWSCAVTTEIGRDELVGAHSVGADGTVLLVPPRDSALATAMICAPRGEPSTLLELADVSPVPVRDRIRARLWLSGSLVPDGERFVFAPTCAVLHDATGERIGIGLDELAVTAPDPLAEAEARLLTHLADAHEDAVEQLTRLVHADSLNGVVRVRPLAIDQYGLTLRLERARSQADVRLSFDEPVEDVSQVTERMHILLTKARHVRRPLLRPATPES
- a CDS encoding alpha-amylase family glycosyl hydrolase; its protein translation is MTSFRPAPAWLSDAVFYQIYPQSYADSDGDGIGDFNGITEHLDHLAWLGIDAVWINPCFASPFRDAGYDVADYLSVAPRYGTEDDLAKLVDEAGRRGIRVLLDLVAGHTSDRHPWFTASADDPDDHRYIWAPDGCPDGFVRSPGSRPGAYLPNFFDSQPALNFGYARLDPAEPWRQRVDADGPRANRAALRDVMHHWLRLGLAGFRVDMAHSLVKDDPDRSATAAVWTELRGWLDTTHPEAVLLSEWGDPAVSVPAGFHADFFLQFGGPTDGRPLRSLWNNRAGTDSEAWDPVDPFFDPSGRGSPDTFVEAWRAASAAIGDAGHISLPTSNHDFSRLNCGPRTAEQLPAAFAFQLTWPTLPAIYYGDEIGMRYLPGLPDTEGSVLGPHYNRAGSRTPMQWNDGPTAGFSTAPAERLYLPVDPDPRRPTVAAQRADGTSLLHLVRRLIALRKAAPELGPDGSVEVLHSGYPFVYLRGGRFLVVVNPRSAPATFTTGLVAGTAPRALEADGVEAEGGAVTARGFGYGIFDLDPALKPS
- a CDS encoding isochorismatase family protein encodes the protein MDGATKPVQALLVVDMQSAFVSGDGAVPEAARVLDRTNDLITRARAAGALVIQLQNDGEPGSVDEPGTPGWQIHLPVDTDRGETVLCKTIDDGFEETGLEELLTDAGVRDLAICGVQSEMCVLATARTALELDFRVVMPHDAHATYDIPAAEGISDTVPAAMVSRVAEWALGDEVEIVARAQDVDFTKP
- a CDS encoding S-(hydroxymethyl)mycothiol dehydrogenase translates to MAQQVQGVIARAKGEPVRIETIVVPDPGPGEAVVKVQACGVCHTDLHYREGGINDDFPFLLGHEAAGVVESVGDGVTEVAPGDFVILNWRAVCGQCRACLRGRPQYCFDTHNAKQKMTLTDGTELSPALGIGAFAEKTLVAAGQCTKVDPAASPAAAGLLGCGVMAGLGAAINTGEVGRGDSVAVIGCGGVGNAAVVGARLAGAAKIIAVDIDDKKLQTAKSLGATHSVNSRTADPIEAIRELTGGNGADVVIEAVGRPETYEQAFYARDLAGTVVLVGVPTPEMRIDLPLLDVFGRGGALKSSWYGDCLPSRDFPMLIDLYRQGRLDLDAFVSETIALEDVEKAFERMHHGDVLRSVVVF
- a CDS encoding amidohydrolase family protein, which gives rise to MSQTLITAGRVLTGPRGQCVKDGAVLTDGAAIVAAGPRAAVEPLVRDGARRCALPDATVLPGLIDAHVHLVFDASKDPVAVLDAHDDRTLMAAMEERARQFLHSGVTTVRDLGDRGRLTLRLREAIAGGAVPGPRIVAATTPLTTKGGHCWFLGGEVDGEDEIRALVRRNAELGADVIKVMATGGGLTHGGPATWQAQFGAPEIRAVVREAHRAGLPVAAHGHGTAGIVAAVMAGVDTIEHCTWMTRKGLDLREDVLDAIVAKGIRICPTVSPNWRMLPMFFGAERAKAMFDQVRTMAEHGARLIAGTDAGVQRAGCDGLAQSLGFYQHLGIEPERVIDMATTEAADALGIADHVGRLTTGYRADLIAVRGDPLKGVEALGDVRLVMAEGKMVDRD